One Neovison vison isolate M4711 chromosome 2, ASM_NN_V1, whole genome shotgun sequence genomic window carries:
- the C2H1orf198 gene encoding uncharacterized protein C1orf198 homolog isoform X2: MEFSVCSLSIQEPASGTASEARQLSKASQGSQALRSSQGGKSSSLDALGPARKEEEASFWKINAERSRGEGPEAEFQSLTPSQIKSMEKGEKVLPACYRQDPALKDREAKGERPSNVRQEQRVFPCVSVEHERPQPVQACASTGKEAVPSEPVGKPPSPEDQQDVVEDVEDGLFSEPMPTQVTSSNVVLKTGFDFLDNW; encoded by the exons ATGGAGTTCAGCGTCTGTTCCTTATCCATCCAAGAGCCGGCCAGCGGCACAGCCAGCGAGGCAAGACAGCTGTCGAAAGCGTCCCAGGGCTCGCAGGCCCTCCGGTCCTCCCAGGGCGGCAAGTCCTCCAGCCTGGATGCCCTGGGTCCTGCCCGGAAGGAGGAGGAAGCTTCCTTCTGGAAGATCAATGCGGAGCGGTCCCGGGGAGAGGGGCCCGAGGCTGAGTTCCAGTCGCTGACGCCCAGCCAGATCAAGTCCATGGAGAAAGGTGAGAAGGTCCTGCCTGCCTGTTACCGGCAGGATCCCGCTCTGAAGGACAGGGAGGCCAAGGGGGAGAGGCCCAGCAATGTCCGCCAGGAGCAGCGCGTCTTTCCGTGTGTCAGCGTCGAGCATGAGAGACCCCAGCCTGTCCAGGCCTGCGCCAGCACCGGGAAGGAAGCCGTCCCGTCCGAGCCCGTAGGGAAGCCGCCCTCTCCTGAGGACCAGCAGGACGTCGTGGAGGATGTGGAGGATGGGCTGTTTTCGGAACCCATGCCGACTCAG GTCACCTCAAGTAATGTTGTCTTGAAGACAGGATTCGATTTTCTGGACAACTGGTAA